In a single window of the Botrytis cinerea B05.10 chromosome 12, complete sequence genome:
- the Bcrfa2 gene encoding Bcrfa2 has product MSNNYGYQNNYSTTSYGAQGGADGGGFVQGGYGGSQGGSQESPGGSKTYGKDTLRPVTIKQILEAVQPHPDADFKIDGSEVTQLSFVGQVHSISTQATNNTYKVDDGTGLIEVKQWIDNDASPENARPVPEEGKYIHVWGRLKSFHDKRHVGAHIIRPVLDMNEVTFHGLEATLAHLYFTRGPVDTAGTMAKKEGGDGMFVDSYGGNMGAGDASTGGGKILPAKVSRNSRMVFDLLQSEPQNNEGLNVNMIATKLGMPVADVYKCGDELLAEGCIYTTVDDETWAVLEY; this is encoded by the exons ATGT CAAACAACTAcggatatcaaaataattattcaacCACCAGTTACGGCGCACAAGGCGGGGCAGATGGCGGTGGATTTGTTCAAGGAGGATATGGTGGATCGCAGGGAGGAAGCCAAGAAAGTCCTGGAGGTTCAAAG ACATATGGTAAAGATACATTACGACCAGTAACCATCAAGCAAATTCTCGAGGCCGTGCAACCACATCCTGATGcagatttcaaaattgatggatCGGAAGTCACTCAG CTCTCATTTGTCGGCCAAGTCCACTCTATCTCCACCCAAGCCACAAACAATACCTACAAAGTCGACGACGGCACCGGTCTCATCGAGGTAAAACAGTGGATTGACAATGACGCTTCTCCCGAAAACGCAAGGCCTGTGccagaagaaggaaaatacATACACGTATGGGGACGACTCAAGTCTTTCCATGATAAACGTCATGTGGGCGCTCATATTATCCGGCCCGTTCTCGACATGAACGAAGTGACATTCCATGGATTAGAAGCTACCCTGGCACATTTATATTTCACTCGCGGTCCTGTCGATACAGCGGGTACTATGGCAAAGAAAGAGGGAGGCGATGGAATGTTTGTTGATTCGTATGGTGGCAACATGGGAGCTGGAGATGCGTCTACAGGTGGTGGTAAAATATTACCCGCGAAGGTATCTCGCAATTCGAGAATGGTTTTCGATTTATTACAATCAGAGCCTCAAAACAACGAGGGTTTGAATGTCAATATGATTGCGACCAAGCTTGGTATGCCCGTTGCAGATGTCTACAAGTGCGGAGATGAGTTGTTGGCGGAGGGTTGTATTTATACCACGGTTGACGATGAGACATGGGCTGTGTTGGAGTACTAG
- the Bcidi1 gene encoding Bcidi1, producing MSTTTTTTQAEPITAESILRLFPDIDTSSAELEGHDEEQIRLMDEVCIVLDENDKPIGNFSKKICHLMTNIDKGLLHRAFSVFLFNSKNELLLQQRATEKITFPDMWTNTCCSHPLGIPGEGGSELNEAIMGVKRAAQRKLDHELGIKPAQVPIEDFKFLTRIHYKAPSDGKWGEHEIDYILFITADVDLEPNMNEVRDTRYVSADGLKTMFTDPSLKFTPWFKLICNSLLFEWWEHKDTDLEKYMNEQDIRRM from the exons ATGTCTACTACAACTACAACCACACAGGCTGAGCCTATCACTGCTGAGAGCATTCTTCGCCTTTTCCCTGATATCGACACGAGCTCTGCAGAGCTCGAAGGACACGATGAGGAGCAGATCAGATTGATGGACGAAGTATGCATTGTTCTGGACGAAAATGATAAGCCTATTGGCAACTTCAGCAAGAAGATAT GTCATCTCATGACAAACATCGACAAAGGCCTCCTTCACCGCGCGTTCTccgtctttcttttcaactCAAAGAATGAATTGCTCCTTCAGCAACGTGCGACCGAAAAGATCACCTTCCCTGATATGTGGACTAATACCTGCTGCTCCCATCCTCTTGGCATACCCGGTGAAGGTGGTTCTGAGTTGAATGAAGCTATTATGGGAGTCAAGAGAGCAGCACAAAGAAAGCTCGATCACGAACTTGGCATCAAACCTGCGCAGGTACCCATCGAGGACTTTAAGTTTTTGACCAGAATCCACTACAAAGCACCCAGTGACGGAAAATGGGGAGAGCATGAAA TCGATTACATCCTCTTTATAACCGCCGATGTCGATCTCGAGCCAAACATGAATGAAGTCCGTGATACTCGATACGTTTCTGCCGACGGACTCAAGACTATGTTCACCGATCCTTCTTTGAAATTCACACCTTGGTTCAAGCTTATCTGTAACTCTCTCCTTTTCGAATGGTGGGAGCACAAGGATACCGATCTCGAGAAGTATATGAATGAGCAAGATATTAGAAGAATGTGA
- the Bcsyo1 gene encoding Bcsyo1, with protein MGKASRNRTKHRADPTAKSVKPPTDPELAAIRESKILPVLQDLQSADQSKRSTAATAIANLVDDTKCRKLFLREQIVRTLLEQTLTDSSMETRIAGWGIMRNLALEEEADFCVHLFRQDILTAIEGAVKTIIETIDSKDTPLSKIPKPQQDLLWSLTSSVITLLTSLSEAEVEIVEAISKVSTIINFLFGLLSLDTTPLEINNEVLSCLAALTEDNKTLVEFITEQKDWFKLLMQLKNSGGFKGVATCGVLHNIFTAMNWADDNAPMDGASDAILLPTLIESMQQAQQTNGANGTNGHTTNSSPERVLQMALEITASIATSLQEALELGNGKEEVFEGFGDDEEVDEDQMVDGDADLSEGEEGDLSDEENEMTQEDIEADMDMVLGDDPEDEETSNDQDTLHQLVQVACPTVIALTQLSEDSKMEGDDVQTPALAALNNIAWTVSSIDFSKSHLGGLQKSWAGIAQRIWDEVVCRVLASNTANVELAASITSITWAVCKSVQGRVQIRADEHRKFMALYHASKGFETPTDSKTSKKDAENLDDSAFQSLGVKCIGVLGSLALEPAPIELNREIGIFLVTLIAGVPETPAAHAVEALNEIFDIYADKTYSFDQSVFWGSGFDKHLEESLPKCKKMAKSIDKRKSPELRSRIDEAVLNLARFMKYKRTEKSS; from the exons ATGGGAAAAGCTTCGAGAAATAGAACCAAGCATCGCGCTGATCCTACAGCGAAATCTGTTAAACCGCCCACCGACCCAGAGCTCGCAGCTATTCGAGAGAGCAAAATTCTACCAGTTCTCCAAGATCTACAAAGTGCAGACCAATCAAAGAGATCAACCGCCGCGACTGCTATTGCGAACCTCGTTGACGATACAAAATGTCGAAAGTTATTCTTGCGAGAGCAGATTGTTCGAACTCTACTCGAACAAACCCTTACAGACTCGAGTATGGAAACTAGAATTGCAGGATGGGGAATAATGAGAAATTTAGCattggaagaggaagcagACTTCTGTGTGCATTTGTTCAGACAAGATATCTTGACTGCAATTGAGGGAGCTGTCAAAACA ATTATCGAAACGATCGACTCAAAAGACACTCCGTTATCGAAAATACCAAAACCTCAACAAGATCTCTTATGGAGTCTTACAAGTTCTGTAATAACACTGCTGACTTCCCTGTCTGAAGCAGAGGTTGAAATTGTCGAAGCTATATCGAAAGTATCTACAATCATCAACTTTTTGTTTGGATTATTGTCGCTCGATACAACTCCATTGGAGATCAACAATGAAGTACTGTCATGTTTAGCAGCTTTAACGGAAGACAACAAGACCTTGGTCGAATTTATCACAGAGCAGAAGGATTGGTTCAAGCTACTGATGCAATTGAAGAACTCTGGTGGATTCAAAGGCGTTGCTACCTGTGGAGTACTTCATAATATATTCACAGCAATGAATTGGGCTGATGACAATGCTCCTATGGACGGCGCCTCGGATGCTATTCTTCTCCCTACTTTGATTGAGTCAATGCAACAAGCACAGCAGACAAATGGTGCCAATGGTACAAATGGCCACACGACAAACTCCAGCCCCGAACGAGTCTTGCAAATGGCCTTAGAAATTACCGCATCGATTGCAACTAGCCTTCAAGAAGCCCTTGAACTTGGCAATGGAAAGGAGGAGGTGTTTGAAGGATTTggggatgatgaggaagtgGATGAAGACCAGATGGTTGACGGCGATGCAGATTTGTCGGAAGGTGAAGAAGGTGACTTGAGTGATGAGGAGAACGAAATGACACAGGAGGACATTGAGGCCGACATGGACATGGTCCTGGGGGATGATccagaagatgaggagaCGTCTAATGATCAGGACACACTCCATCAACTTGTTCAGGTCGCTTGTCCTACCGTTATAGCTCTCACACAACTATCTGAAGACTCGAAAATGGAAGGTGATGATGTACAAACTCCTGCCCTGGCAGCTCTAAACAATATCGCATGGACCGTCTCATCCATTGACTTTTCTAAGAGCCACCTTGGTGGTTTGCAAAAGTCATGGGCTGGCATTGCGCAGCGTATATGGGACGAGGTCGTGTGTCGGGTACTTGCATCTAATACGGCGAACGTTGAACTCGCTGCCTCTATTACAAGTATTACCTGGGCTGTTTGTAAGAGTGTACAAGGGCGTGTCCAGATACGAGCAGATGAGCACAGAAAGTTTATGGCTCTCTACCATGCTTCCAAGGGCTTTGAAACCCCAACCGACTCTAAGACTTCTAAGAAAGACGCAGAAAATCTTGATGATTCAGCTTTCCAGTCTTTGGGGGTCAAATGTATTGGCGTATTAGGTAGTCTTGCCCTTGAGCCCGCACCTATCGAGCTTAATcgagaaattggaattttccTAGTCACTCTCATTGCAGGCGTTCCCGAAACTCCTGCAGCGCATGCGGTGGAAGCCCTTAACGAGATTTTCGACATTTATGCCGACAAAACTTATTCATTTGACCAGTCGGTTTTCTGGGGAAGTGGATTCGATAAACACTTGGAGGAAAGTTTGCCTAAATGCAAAAAGATGGCCAAATCAATTGACAAGAGAAAGTCTCCAGAGCTTCGTTCGAGGATTGATGAAGCAGTATTGAATTTGGCAAGATTCATGAAGTACAAGAGAACAGAAAAGTCGAGCTAG